TCCCTGCATGACATAAAAACATCTTATTTGCGACGTGAAGGATGCAAAATTCACTTGGAACGAAGAAAGCACTGCTAAGTGCAGCACACTCTCAGCTAAAGGTAATATCCATAGCGTACCACAGGTTTAAACTCTTCATATAACTAGTGAAAGCAAACGTGCATATTGTGCACCCAAAACAGACTTGCATAAAAGCATGTAAATGAGAACCCATGAAGGATAATTCACACCACATTACCGTACCAATGTGATACATCCTCTGTTGCAATGTTGATAGGCAGGTGATCATcagctgcagcactctcttcatCTTGCTCGTCTGATAAATGGTGTGACAAAGGTTCAGCTGTTGAACAGGTCTCAGGCTCCAAAGGTTTGACATCGTGCCGCACCAGCTTCCTTCTTCCCTTGTGGTGAGCAGTCTAAAATATTGCAGAGtatgaaaatacaaaagaataaataaactgCAGTTCAGAACAAACCTCCGAAAGCCATACCGGTGTTCCAAGGTGCAGTGTTGGGTACGGGTTGTCTTTAGAGGGACGCCCATCAATGAAATGAACTGAGCATACCTGCAAGAAATGTGTATGAAGGCCACTTAAGTTCTGACAACCAGTGCAAGCGGACTAC
Above is a genomic segment from Amblyomma americanum isolate KBUSLIRL-KWMA unplaced genomic scaffold, ASM5285725v1 scaffold_419, whole genome shotgun sequence containing:
- the LOC144112570 gene encoding uncharacterized protein LOC144112570, whose product is MWKSRGKTCSVFDCKNCDADLKVWNVSVCETHGPQLHEDCPCTRPFAMHRFPQGEKNKLVRQHWIANLQRKDFNPGSSARVCSVHFIDGRPSKDNPYPTLHLGTPTAHHKGRRKLVRHDVKPLEPETCSTAEPLSHHLSDEQDEESAAADDHLPINIATEDVSHWYGNVV